One Ricinus communis isolate WT05 ecotype wild-type chromosome 7, ASM1957865v1, whole genome shotgun sequence genomic region harbors:
- the LOC8278139 gene encoding glucan 1,3-beta-glucosidase, with the protein MAYHFFLFAFYLCFYVLSLSLAQPFRAVNLGNWLVTEGWMKPSLFDGIPNKDLLDGTRVQFFSIKLQRYLCAENAGGTNLVANRINADTWETFALWRINENFFYLRLVINDKQFVGLESQGNKIVAISHSAGDPERFQIIRNRCDPNRVRLQASNGKFIQVQSETLVIANYDRYGWEDDNPSVFRMNNLNGQDNMQQLQGEYQITNGYGPIKAPIVMQSHWKAWITEEDFRFISKSGINAVRIPVGWWIAFDPTPPKPFVGGSLQVLDKAFYWAGKYGMKVIVDLHAARGSQNGNDHSSTIDGSLEWGDSKIQETVNVIDFLAKRYASDPSLVAIELLNEPLAPMVSLETLLKYYQAGYNAVRKYTQNAYVIFSNRLGPADSKELLSFATNLNRVVIDVHFYNLFNDQLFKGKSAEWNINNIRNDRASQLSSLTIANGPLTFVGEWTGEWEVVGALMQDYQKFVNVQQEVYRSATFGWAYWSYKLENPKRTHWSFKCMIEYNYLKVI; encoded by the exons ATGGCTTaccatttctttctcttcgCTTTTTACTTGTGTTTTTATGTTCTCTCTTTGTCCCTGGCACAACCATTTAGAGCTGTGAATTTAGGTAACTGGCTGGTCACAGAAGGATGGATGAAACCTTCTCTGTTTGATGGTATCCCTAACAAAGATCTTTTG GATGGGACTCGAGTGCAATTCTTCTCTATAAAGCTGCAGAGGTATCTCTGCGCCGAAAATGCAGGCGGAACGAATCTTGTAGCCAACCGCATCAACGCAGACACCTGGGAAACTTTTGCA TTGTGGAGAATCAATGAGAACTTTTTCTATTTGAGATTAGTGATCAATGACAAGCAATTTGTAGGATTGGAAAGTCAAGGAAACAAAATAGTGGCAATTTCACATTCTGCTGGAGATCCCGAAAGATTTCAGATTATAAGAAATAGATGTGATCCTAATCGAGTTCGCCTTCAAGCATCTAATGGAAAATTCATTCAA GTACAGTCAGAGACGCTAGTAATTGCAAACTATGATAGATATGGCTGGGAAGATGATAATCCATCTGTGTTCAGAATGAATAATTTGAACGGCCAAGATAATATGCAACAACTGCAAGGCGAATACCAAATAACAAATGGTTATGGTCCAATTAAAGCCCCTATAGTCATGCAA AGTCACTGGAAAGCTTGGATTACAGAAGAGGATTTCAGATTCATATCAAAGAGTGGTATAAATGCTGTGAGAATCCCAGTTGGATGGTGGATAGCATTTGATCCAACACCACCAAAACCTTTTGTTGGTGGCTCCTTGCAAGTCTTAGACAAAGCTTTCTACTGGGCAGG AAAATACGGAATGAAGGTGATTGTGGATTTGCATGCAGCTCGAGGCTCACAAAATGGAAATGATCATAGCAGCACAATAGATGGCTCTCTAGAATGGGGAGATTCAAAAATACAAGAAACAGTAAATGTCATAGACTTCCTGGCAAAAAG ATATGCAAGCGATCCAAGTCTTGTAGCAATTGAATTGTTGAATGAGCCGTTGGCGCCTATGGTCAGCCTGGAAACCCTATTAAAGTATTACCAAGCAGGTTACAATGCTGTAAGGAAGTACACCCAAAATGCTTACGTGATCTTCTCAAACAGACTAGGACCTGCTGATTCAAAGGAACTGCTATCTTTTGCAACCAACCTTAATCGTGTTGTCATTGATGTCCATTTCTATAACCTATTTAATGATCAATTGTTCAAAGGTAAAAGTGCAGAATGGAACATCAATAACATTCGGAATGATCGAGCTTCTCAACTTAGTAGTTTGACTATTGCGAATGGCCCTCTCACTTTTGTTG GAGAATGGACTGGAGAATGGGAAGTAGTGGGTGCACTAATGCAGGATTACCAGAAGTTTGTTAATGTACAGCAAGAAGTATATCGAAGCGCCACATTTGGATGGGCATATTGGTCATATAAGCTTGAAAATCCTAAAAGGACCCATTGGAGCTTTAAATGTATGATTGAGTACAACTATCTCAAagttatatag